A DNA window from Bdellovibrio sp. BCCA contains the following coding sequences:
- the nirK gene encoding copper-containing nitrite reductase has protein sequence MKYSIVKKPLAVLAACLLAVVANAEEKIKGEEVAVLTDAPEVPPPITRKYPTKVIVNLETKEVKMRLADGVDYTFWTFGGKVPGKFIRIREGDHVQFHLHNHPSSKLPHNIDLHAVTGQGGGAEGSFTAPGHSSTFNFKALNPGLYVYHCATAPVGMHIANGMYGLILVEPKEGLPKVDREFYVMQSEFYTKGKYGAAGLQPFSMTKAVEEKPDYVVFNGNVGALVGDKAMKAKTGETVRLFVGNGGPNLVSSFHVIGEIFDKVYVEGGKLVNENVQTTLIPAGGSAIVDFKLQTTGTFILVDHSIFRAFNKGALGMIKVEGDADKEVYSGKTEDGIYLPEGGVIQEVGDGAPKLIPAKTIEESIVRGKRIFESSCFACHQANGQGVPGAFPPLAKSDFLNNNKDKAISAVVHGLEGKITVNGKEYNSIMPAQVLSDEEAANVLNYVYSAWGNSKKKVTPEEVKAIRASGKK, from the coding sequence ATGAAATACTCAATTGTTAAAAAGCCTCTTGCGGTTTTGGCGGCATGTCTATTAGCCGTTGTTGCAAACGCCGAAGAAAAAATTAAAGGTGAAGAAGTCGCGGTATTAACTGACGCGCCTGAAGTTCCACCACCTATCACTCGTAAGTACCCAACAAAAGTCATTGTAAATCTTGAAACAAAAGAAGTGAAAATGCGTCTCGCTGACGGAGTGGATTACACTTTCTGGACATTCGGTGGAAAGGTTCCAGGCAAATTCATCCGCATTCGTGAGGGAGACCACGTGCAGTTCCATTTGCACAATCATCCTTCCAGCAAATTGCCACATAATATCGACTTGCATGCTGTTACAGGGCAGGGCGGGGGAGCGGAAGGTTCCTTCACAGCTCCGGGCCACAGCTCAACTTTCAACTTTAAAGCGTTGAATCCGGGACTCTATGTTTATCACTGTGCAACTGCACCTGTGGGTATGCATATAGCTAACGGTATGTACGGTTTGATTTTGGTTGAACCTAAAGAAGGTTTACCTAAAGTGGATCGCGAATTTTATGTCATGCAAAGTGAGTTCTACACTAAAGGAAAATACGGAGCTGCGGGACTTCAGCCGTTTAGTATGACTAAAGCTGTTGAAGAAAAACCTGACTACGTCGTCTTTAACGGAAACGTAGGCGCTCTGGTCGGCGACAAAGCGATGAAAGCAAAAACTGGCGAGACTGTGCGCTTATTTGTCGGAAACGGCGGTCCTAACCTCGTGTCTTCATTCCACGTCATCGGGGAGATCTTTGATAAGGTTTATGTCGAAGGCGGAAAGTTAGTAAATGAAAACGTGCAAACTACTTTGATTCCTGCCGGCGGATCTGCCATCGTGGACTTTAAGTTGCAGACTACTGGGACTTTCATTCTTGTCGATCACTCGATCTTCCGCGCCTTTAATAAAGGTGCTTTAGGAATGATCAAAGTGGAAGGTGACGCCGATAAGGAAGTTTACTCAGGTAAAACTGAAGACGGTATTTATCTTCCTGAGGGCGGTGTGATCCAAGAAGTGGGTGATGGTGCTCCAAAATTAATTCCAGCGAAGACTATTGAAGAAAGTATTGTTCGCGGAAAAAGAATTTTCGAGTCGTCTTGCTTTGCCTGCCATCAGGCAAATGGTCAAGGTGTACCGGGAGCATTCCCTCCTCTTGCGAAGTCGGACTTCCTTAATAACAATAAAGACAAAGCCATCTCAGCAGTCGTGCATGGTTTAGAAGGAAAAATCACTGTAAATGGCAAAGAGTACAACTCCATTATGCCTGCCCAAGTTCTTTCTGATGAAGAAGCTGCTAACGTGTTGAACTATGTTTACAGCGCTTGGGGTAATTCAAAGAAAAAAGTAACTCCTGAAGAAGTGAAAGCAATTCGCGCTTCAGGTAAAAAGTAG
- a CDS encoding methyl-accepting chemotaxis protein yields the protein MKKRSLNFKLALVMGILILGSAVIAGIGLSRMEMLNATLDRIVKERSARVSLVKDIKALFYLQMMNERTFVLEETNEGMQAIGQLMDKRHDEMLKKIDGLYEISTEAGKEEMTKFRENYQAWWSLTEQVRKISTDGDNKRAITLSHEKGSPLRKIGEEIINSTVDRNEKRMVEDAEQAAADYKQAHFLVLLTSGIAILLGVSFASFVLISLGKAINSVIENLTSASDQVSSAAQQIASSSEELSQATTEQASSLEETVATIEELSSMVKVNSENASQAAQLSNETSEIASRGEQEIRALVSSMGNISNDSKRIAEIINVIDDIAFQTNLLALNAAVEAARAGEQGKGFAVVAEAVRSLAQRSSSAAKDITELIKTSVERIETGSEQAERSGTVLGDILTSVKKVTQINNEIASASTEQANGITQISKAMNQLDQVTQINAASSEEAAASAEELSAQAESMSNVISTLVEVIKGEGAHPHQSAAPVAKSFAKKPAKVAAVPAKTAVSINEDLLPLNTAS from the coding sequence ATGAAAAAACGAAGTCTCAATTTTAAGTTGGCGTTAGTGATGGGGATTCTTATTTTGGGTTCTGCCGTCATCGCAGGAATCGGTTTAAGTCGCATGGAAATGCTCAACGCAACGCTGGATCGCATTGTGAAAGAACGCAGTGCCCGTGTGTCGCTTGTGAAAGACATCAAAGCTTTGTTCTATTTGCAAATGATGAATGAGCGAACCTTTGTTCTGGAAGAAACAAACGAAGGTATGCAGGCGATTGGTCAATTGATGGACAAGCGCCATGACGAAATGCTAAAAAAGATCGACGGTCTTTATGAAATTTCCACGGAAGCTGGAAAAGAAGAGATGACCAAGTTTCGTGAAAACTACCAAGCTTGGTGGAGTCTTACGGAACAGGTTCGCAAAATTTCTACGGACGGGGATAACAAACGCGCGATCACTTTAAGTCACGAAAAAGGATCTCCGCTTAGAAAAATCGGCGAAGAAATTATCAACTCGACTGTAGATCGCAATGAAAAGCGCATGGTGGAAGATGCAGAGCAAGCGGCTGCTGACTATAAGCAAGCCCACTTTTTGGTTCTTCTTACCAGCGGCATTGCAATTCTCTTGGGAGTTTCGTTTGCAAGTTTCGTGTTGATTTCTTTGGGTAAAGCTATCAACAGCGTGATCGAGAATCTGACAAGCGCTTCAGATCAAGTGTCGAGTGCGGCTCAGCAAATTGCATCTTCTTCTGAAGAGCTTTCTCAGGCGACGACAGAGCAGGCATCTTCACTTGAAGAAACGGTAGCAACCATCGAAGAACTTTCTTCCATGGTGAAGGTGAATTCTGAGAACGCCAGCCAAGCGGCGCAGTTGTCGAATGAAACAAGCGAAATTGCCTCTCGTGGTGAGCAAGAAATCCGCGCTTTGGTTTCTTCCATGGGAAATATTTCGAATGATTCAAAACGAATTGCTGAGATCATCAACGTGATTGATGATATCGCTTTCCAAACCAATCTTTTGGCCTTGAATGCAGCAGTAGAAGCAGCTCGCGCCGGAGAGCAAGGTAAAGGTTTTGCGGTTGTGGCGGAAGCCGTTCGCAGTCTTGCGCAACGCAGTTCTTCTGCGGCGAAAGACATTACGGAGTTGATTAAGACCAGCGTGGAAAGAATCGAAACAGGCAGTGAACAGGCGGAACGCAGTGGAACTGTCTTGGGTGATATTTTGACATCCGTTAAAAAAGTGACTCAGATTAATAATGAAATTGCTTCGGCAAGTACGGAGCAAGCCAATGGTATCACGCAAATCAGTAAAGCGATGAATCAGTTGGATCAGGTCACGCAAATCAATGCGGCTTCTTCGGAAGAAGCGGCGGCTTCAGCAGAAGAATTATCGGCTCAGGCTGAGAGCATGAGCAATGTGATTTCAACATTGGTTGAAGTCATTAAAGGTGAAGGGGCCCATCCTCATCAGTCGGCTGCGCCTGTAGCAAAGTCTTTTGCTAAGAAACCGGCGAAGGTTGCGGCAGTTCCTGCCAAAACCGCGGTTTCAATTAATGAAGACTTATTGCCGCTCAATACTGCGAGCTAA
- a CDS encoding DUF4423 domain-containing protein has product MELSLKKSTASLTDQFYTSKLLEEFHRRKDKNPRYSLRSYAHFLGLNSGTLSSILQGKRPLPQKDIETVVHKLKLAATEKRLFIESVNKKNSAITPKESFYLNPDQLQIIFNEWEYFVILAVFKLENFECSAKWIHRKTKIPIDRVQICLDVLLSSGLIRRNEFGHLVRSQKALHTSHGVPSEAIRRAHKNNLRMSLEKLEQIPVEERDFNFFTVALDKTRYNKLKKAILKFRDELSRLDDLSKKHRVYRVGVQLFPLSYD; this is encoded by the coding sequence ATGGAACTGTCATTGAAAAAAAGTACGGCTTCTCTTACTGACCAATTTTATACTTCAAAACTCCTGGAGGAGTTTCATCGCAGGAAAGATAAAAACCCACGCTACTCTTTAAGATCCTACGCTCATTTTTTAGGCCTTAACTCCGGTACGCTGTCTTCGATTCTGCAAGGAAAAAGACCTTTGCCCCAGAAAGACATCGAAACCGTTGTGCATAAATTGAAACTCGCCGCTACTGAAAAACGACTCTTCATTGAAAGTGTTAACAAAAAAAACTCTGCTATCACACCCAAAGAATCTTTCTATCTTAACCCCGACCAACTTCAGATCATTTTTAATGAGTGGGAATACTTTGTAATTTTAGCCGTTTTTAAACTTGAGAACTTTGAATGCTCCGCGAAGTGGATTCATCGAAAAACAAAAATACCCATCGACCGGGTTCAGATATGTCTCGATGTTCTTTTGTCTTCAGGTCTTATCAGGCGAAATGAATTTGGACACCTTGTGCGCAGTCAAAAAGCTCTTCACACCTCACATGGGGTGCCATCGGAGGCGATTCGTCGTGCCCATAAAAACAATCTTCGTATGTCTCTAGAAAAACTGGAACAAATACCTGTTGAAGAAAGAGATTTTAACTTCTTCACGGTGGCTTTAGATAAGACTCGTTATAATAAATTAAAAAAGGCCATTCTAAAATTTAGAGATGAATTATCCCGATTGGATGATCTTTCTAAAAAACACCGCGTTTACAGAGTCGGTGTTCAGCTCTTTCCCCTATCCTATGATTAA
- a CDS encoding TetR/AcrR family transcriptional regulator — translation MTQSMEEKAKKTKIIVKAPTQERSRQTVATILDACSRLLISEGFYSITTDKIAKEAGVSIGSLYQFFGNKESVVQAVVKNIIEEDKRLISEKMRAISPLPPEQRVKGMIELAVETIRRNSELRAKLTTIQYYVADAAYISESIRFFQEVVRYNLPQIPGRDMDKVSYLVVNAFIGLVNTMSIDKPEAIHDQGIVNEITQLFFKYLDIENPVATATVGASATRAKGDFI, via the coding sequence ATGACTCAATCTATGGAAGAAAAAGCGAAGAAGACTAAGATTATTGTTAAAGCACCAACTCAGGAACGTTCTCGTCAAACAGTCGCAACCATCTTAGATGCCTGTTCTCGTTTGCTGATTTCTGAAGGGTTCTATTCAATCACCACAGATAAAATTGCCAAAGAAGCCGGCGTGAGCATCGGTTCTCTTTATCAATTTTTCGGAAACAAAGAGTCTGTTGTTCAAGCTGTTGTTAAAAATATCATTGAAGAAGACAAGCGTTTGATCAGCGAAAAAATGCGCGCCATCTCTCCCCTTCCTCCGGAACAACGCGTGAAAGGCATGATCGAACTTGCCGTGGAAACAATCCGCCGCAACTCAGAGCTTCGTGCCAAGCTAACGACGATCCAATATTACGTGGCGGACGCTGCTTATATCTCTGAATCTATCCGCTTCTTCCAAGAAGTGGTTCGATACAATCTTCCGCAAATCCCAGGTCGCGACATGGATAAGGTTTCTTATCTTGTTGTAAATGCGTTTATCGGACTTGTGAACACAATGTCGATCGATAAGCCGGAAGCCATCCATGATCAAGGTATCGTGAATGAAATCACTCAATTGTTCTTTAAATATCTAGATATTGAAAATCCAGTAGCAACGGCCACCGTCGGCGCTTCTGCAACTCGCGCAAAGGGCGACTTTATCTAA
- a CDS encoding signal peptidase II: protein MKKREWLIVILPLLATWSLDRVTKLWATGITQLQSFGPVHFVLHHNHGAMLGLFSDLPSVLRIVSLSTGGAFLLCTYALIQYLLPIKSLTLRTGLSILIGGIIGNVTDRIVWGYVVDFIVVGTPSLSSPAFNIADALQWVGYALIVYAIIREGELLWPENNVRKQYWVNMPFQLKYCFILMAVGLSLTLICLVFSYTYMRVTIQELVGNNAFLVNKFLVPYVITFVIICVAFCAILFAVGRVISHRIAGPLYAFERFLKMSLDGTSTPLKLRAGDEFKHLEELAEQVNERLNQIKKERTVQVIEYSEDEN from the coding sequence ATGAAAAAACGTGAATGGCTCATCGTGATTCTTCCTCTATTGGCGACGTGGTCTTTGGACCGCGTCACTAAACTGTGGGCGACAGGAATCACTCAGTTGCAATCTTTTGGTCCTGTCCACTTCGTTCTGCACCACAATCACGGTGCCATGTTAGGTCTTTTCTCGGATCTTCCATCGGTCTTGCGTATCGTGTCTTTGTCTACGGGCGGGGCTTTTCTTCTTTGCACTTACGCTTTGATTCAATATCTTTTGCCCATCAAGTCCCTGACTTTGCGCACGGGCTTATCGATTTTGATTGGTGGTATTATCGGCAACGTCACCGATCGTATCGTCTGGGGTTATGTTGTCGACTTCATTGTTGTCGGAACTCCTTCTCTTTCAAGTCCTGCCTTTAACATCGCCGATGCTTTGCAATGGGTGGGTTATGCATTGATCGTTTATGCAATCATTCGCGAGGGCGAACTTCTTTGGCCCGAAAACAATGTGCGCAAACAATACTGGGTCAATATGCCTTTCCAATTGAAGTATTGTTTTATTCTGATGGCGGTGGGATTAAGTCTGACGCTTATTTGTTTGGTGTTCTCTTACACCTATATGCGCGTGACGATTCAAGAGCTTGTGGGCAATAACGCCTTCTTGGTGAACAAGTTCCTTGTTCCCTATGTGATCACCTTCGTGATTATCTGTGTGGCCTTTTGCGCGATCTTGTTTGCCGTGGGACGCGTGATTTCTCACCGAATCGCCGGACCTCTTTACGCCTTTGAACGTTTTTTAAAAATGTCATTGGACGGGACATCCACGCCGCTCAAACTCCGTGCGGGAGACGAATTTAAACATCTGGAAGAACTGGCAGAACAAGTCAATGAGCGCTTAAATCAGATTAAAAAAGAGCGCACCGTTCAGGTGATCGAATATTCAGAAGACGAAAATTAA
- the dacB gene encoding D-alanyl-D-alanine carboxypeptidase/D-alanyl-D-alanine endopeptidase has product MKFIIAAVLLFSLSVHAQPVEANKFADVEKEFQALAKKFGVQLSDVGMYATVGEGQDMKVLLDINGKKTMIPASISKVATASAALAHFPPGHKFKTQLLASAEPKNGVLKGNLYLKGGGDPSFVSENMWYLVNAFLRNGITRIEGDVVVDDSLFDKVRYDVSRQKERVDRAYDAPTGAMSFNWNSVNIFVRSNGKGNGAEVFIDPQNDYIRLVNKAKTVAGSDNKLLADRQEDKKFEGDVIHVGGSIGQGLKEVVIFKNITQPDLWAGYNLKSFLAQRGVQLTGSIKNGVTPEKADVLAESESKAIEQVVADMNKFSNNYVAEMLTKNLGAVKKTKGASLADGMQVINEHMQSLGVPADQYRLESPSGLTRENKMSPFAMWKVLQHLRNDFQVQPEFLTSLPIAGIDGTLKKRMKNSKAERWVRAKTGFLTNVVSLAGYAGIEDGNVITFSFIYNGSTDEAKIRSFFDNLLIYLVK; this is encoded by the coding sequence GTGAAATTTATTATTGCCGCCGTCCTGTTGTTCTCGTTGTCCGTACATGCCCAGCCCGTTGAAGCAAATAAGTTTGCGGATGTGGAAAAAGAGTTCCAAGCGTTGGCTAAAAAATTCGGAGTGCAGCTTTCAGATGTTGGTATGTACGCCACGGTGGGTGAAGGCCAGGATATGAAAGTTCTTCTGGATATAAACGGGAAAAAAACGATGATCCCGGCATCGATTTCAAAAGTCGCAACGGCTTCCGCGGCATTGGCGCATTTTCCTCCCGGTCATAAATTTAAAACACAGTTGCTTGCGAGTGCAGAACCTAAGAACGGAGTTCTTAAAGGAAATCTGTATCTAAAAGGGGGCGGTGATCCTTCGTTTGTTTCTGAAAACATGTGGTATTTAGTAAACGCCTTCCTGCGCAACGGAATTACAAGAATCGAAGGCGACGTTGTGGTGGATGACTCTTTATTCGACAAAGTCCGTTATGACGTCAGCCGCCAAAAAGAGCGTGTGGACCGCGCTTATGATGCACCAACAGGAGCGATGAGTTTTAACTGGAATTCTGTGAATATTTTTGTGCGCTCCAACGGCAAAGGCAATGGGGCCGAGGTTTTCATTGATCCGCAAAACGACTACATCCGCTTGGTGAATAAAGCAAAAACAGTGGCGGGATCAGATAATAAACTCCTTGCGGATCGTCAGGAAGATAAGAAATTCGAAGGTGACGTCATCCATGTCGGTGGTTCCATCGGACAGGGACTTAAAGAAGTGGTGATCTTTAAGAACATCACGCAACCCGACCTTTGGGCAGGTTATAATTTGAAATCTTTTTTAGCGCAAAGGGGTGTTCAACTCACCGGTTCTATCAAGAACGGTGTCACACCAGAAAAGGCCGATGTTCTTGCTGAGTCTGAAAGCAAGGCCATTGAGCAAGTTGTGGCGGACATGAATAAGTTTTCCAACAACTATGTGGCCGAGATGCTGACAAAAAACCTAGGAGCCGTAAAAAAAACAAAGGGCGCAAGTCTTGCGGATGGAATGCAAGTTATCAATGAGCACATGCAAAGTCTGGGGGTTCCCGCGGATCAATACCGCTTGGAATCGCCATCAGGTTTGACGCGTGAAAATAAAATGTCACCGTTTGCGATGTGGAAAGTGTTGCAACATTTGCGCAATGATTTTCAAGTCCAGCCGGAGTTCCTCACATCCTTGCCCATCGCGGGTATTGATGGCACGCTCAAAAAGCGCATGAAGAACTCCAAAGCGGAACGTTGGGTTCGTGCTAAAACGGGATTCTTGACGAACGTCGTTTCTCTGGCTGGATACGCGGGTATTGAAGATGGAAATGTGATCACTTTTTCATTTATTTACAACGGGTCTACGGATGAGGCGAAGATTCGTTCGTTTTTTGATAATTTGCTTATCTATCTTGTAAAATAA
- a CDS encoding RCC1 domain-containing protein codes for MNSFIFSLFIFFGTASSVFAGGMLPTAMWSQKNSVKVKQVVGGQNHTCAILDNSTVRCWGGNGSGQLGVGNTNNLGDGSGEMGDSLPTVNLGTNRTAVQIVAGGLHTCALLDNSTVKCWGGNLQGQLGQGHTNNIGDTSGQMGDSLSAIDLGTGRTARQLAAGNNHTCALLDNSTVKCWGLNSAGHLGQGHINKIGDGAGEMGDALPAVNLGTGRTALQIATGSDHTCALLDNFTLKCWGYNNNGQLGQGSTASLGDSAGEMGDSLPAINLGTGRTARQVAAGNNHTCAILDNFSVKCWGNNSNGNLGIGNTTVLGDGAGEMGDALPAVDLGTGRTAVQISVGGNHTCALLDNSTVKCWGYNGNGRLGQGHTNSLGDGAGEMGDSLPAVDLGTGRTVLQVSAGINHSCALLDNSTAKCWGFNGWGQLGQGNMNYLGDAAGEMGNALPALKFGTSPSRLVKVQDPELIRARRFKQMAAGNNHTCAILDNSTVKCWGNNTYGQLGQGHINNLGDGAGEMGDSLPPISLGTGRTAVQVSAGYYHSCALLDNATVKCWGSNSVGQLGQGHTNDLGDGAGEMGDSLPAINLGTGRTAVQISTGSHFTCALLDNSTVKCWGYNNYGQLGQGHINNLGDGAGEMGDSLPTVSLGTGRTAVQISAGDSHACALLDNSTVKCWGYNTYGQLGQGHTNRLGDGAGEMGDSLSAINLGTGRTALQISAGIFHTCALLDNSTVKCWGVNGVGQLGQGHTNFLGDGAGEMGDSLPAISLGAGRTAVQISAGNNHTCALLDNSTVKCWGYNNYGQLGQGNTNSMGDGAGEMGDSLPSVSLGTGRTAVQIYTGQNHTCALLDNSMVKCWGYNINGQLGQGHTNNLGDGAGEMGDALPAVSLGTSK; via the coding sequence ATGAATAGTTTTATTTTTTCTCTTTTTATATTTTTCGGGACGGCGAGTTCTGTCTTCGCCGGAGGCATGTTGCCGACAGCAATGTGGTCGCAGAAGAATTCGGTGAAGGTGAAGCAGGTTGTGGGCGGGCAAAATCATACTTGTGCAATTTTAGATAACTCAACAGTGAGATGTTGGGGTGGTAATGGCTCCGGTCAGCTAGGGGTTGGCAATACGAATAATCTAGGTGATGGTTCAGGCGAAATGGGTGACTCCTTGCCAACAGTAAATTTAGGAACAAATCGTACTGCCGTGCAGATCGTAGCCGGTGGCCTTCATACCTGTGCACTCTTGGATAACTCCACTGTGAAGTGTTGGGGCGGCAATCTACAGGGTCAATTAGGACAGGGACATACGAATAACATCGGAGATACTTCCGGACAAATGGGAGATTCATTATCTGCGATCGACTTGGGAACAGGCCGCACGGCTCGACAACTGGCTGCGGGAAACAACCACACTTGCGCTCTGTTGGATAACTCTACGGTGAAGTGTTGGGGATTAAACTCAGCAGGACACCTAGGGCAAGGTCACATCAATAAAATAGGAGATGGCGCAGGTGAAATGGGTGACGCACTACCCGCAGTGAATTTAGGAACGGGCCGAACAGCATTGCAAATTGCGACAGGCAGCGATCATACGTGTGCACTTTTGGATAATTTTACTTTGAAGTGTTGGGGATACAATAACAACGGTCAATTAGGTCAGGGGAGTACGGCATCGCTTGGAGATAGCGCAGGTGAAATGGGTGACTCTTTGCCTGCGATTAATTTGGGTACGGGGCGTACTGCCCGTCAGGTAGCCGCCGGGAATAACCACACGTGTGCTATTCTAGATAATTTTTCCGTCAAATGCTGGGGAAATAACTCCAATGGTAATCTTGGAATTGGCAATACCACTGTCTTAGGAGATGGCGCTGGAGAAATGGGCGACGCTTTGCCAGCGGTTGATTTAGGAACCGGTCGCACGGCGGTACAGATTTCTGTTGGTGGTAATCACACTTGCGCCCTCTTAGATAACTCCACCGTGAAGTGTTGGGGTTACAATGGCAACGGTCGGTTAGGACAAGGTCATACAAATAGTTTGGGTGATGGGGCTGGGGAAATGGGAGACTCGTTACCGGCAGTCGATTTAGGAACGGGGCGAACGGTTCTTCAAGTTTCCGCTGGCATAAATCATAGTTGTGCTCTGTTAGACAATTCGACGGCAAAGTGTTGGGGCTTCAATGGTTGGGGGCAACTGGGTCAGGGGAATATGAATTACCTAGGCGACGCTGCCGGAGAAATGGGTAACGCTCTTCCTGCGCTTAAATTTGGAACCTCTCCTTCGCGTTTGGTGAAAGTTCAAGATCCGGAATTAATACGAGCACGACGATTTAAGCAGATGGCGGCGGGTAACAATCACACTTGTGCTATTCTCGATAATTCAACTGTGAAGTGCTGGGGCAACAATACCTATGGGCAATTAGGGCAGGGGCATATAAATAATTTAGGAGATGGCGCTGGAGAGATGGGGGATTCGTTACCTCCGATTAGTTTAGGAACGGGGCGAACCGCCGTGCAAGTTTCGGCGGGTTATTATCACAGCTGTGCCCTTCTCGATAATGCAACAGTGAAGTGTTGGGGCTCCAACAGCGTTGGTCAATTGGGTCAAGGTCATACAAATGATTTAGGAGATGGTGCTGGCGAGATGGGGGATTCATTACCGGCGATCAATTTAGGAACGGGACGAACTGCCGTGCAAATTTCAACGGGGTCGCATTTCACCTGTGCCCTTCTCGATAATTCAACAGTGAAGTGCTGGGGGTACAATAACTATGGTCAATTGGGTCAAGGTCACATAAATAATTTAGGAGATGGCGCTGGAGAGATGGGGGATTCGTTGCCGACGGTTAGTTTAGGAACGGGACGAACTGCCGTTCAAATTTCTGCGGGTGATTCTCATGCTTGTGCTCTTTTAGATAATTCGACAGTGAAGTGCTGGGGTTACAATACTTATGGTCAATTGGGTCAGGGTCATACAAATAGACTGGGAGACGGTGCTGGCGAGATGGGGGACTCATTATCTGCGATCAATTTAGGAACGGGACGAACCGCCTTACAAATTTCTGCGGGCATCTTTCATACCTGTGCTCTTTTAGATAATTCGACAGTAAAGTGCTGGGGAGTCAATGGCGTGGGTCAATTGGGTCAAGGGCATACAAATTTTTTGGGAGATGGTGCTGGCGAGATGGGGGATTCATTACCGGCGATTAGTTTAGGAGCGGGGCGAACTGCTGTGCAGATTTCAGCGGGTAACAATCATACGTGTGCTCTTTTAGATAATTCGACAGTGAAGTGCTGGGGGTACAATAACTATGGTCAGTTGGGTCAAGGCAATACAAATTCCATGGGAGATGGTGCTGGCGAGATGGGAGATTCGCTTCCTTCGGTGAGCTTAGGAACGGGGCGAACAGCGGTGCAAATTTACACGGGTCAAAATCACACATGTGCTCTTCTTGATAATTCGATGGTGAAGTGCTGGGGATACAATATCAATGGTCAACTCGGTCAAGGTCATACAAATAACTTAGGCGATGGCGCCGGAGAAATGGGCGACGCCCTTCCTGCAGTGAGCCTTGGAACAAGTAAATAG
- a CDS encoding lytic transglycosylase domain-containing protein: MKKITVSILYAGLLISPVAFAQNDIAGQVVPQVLGRSPEESRPWRAPVFKDQNSALGYKEDAFAIPKGMEKQVQFWIDIYTKYSTNQGVIHDAENVETVYEVVDLTGLTTEREKQKKVDEVKSIIGLKLTKEEKDRLRFQLGQKDRMQDAIFYSGRYIEDMEKIFRDANMPIELTRLAFVESSFNIMARSKVGASGIWQIMPYTARPYRMISPVVDKRNHPLEATKLAAKLLRQNYNMLDSWPLAVTGYNHGPTGVLKMTKSYETRELGELVQNVKSRKSFGFASRNFYASFLAALEVEKNAGKYFGSVVWSKPFNSQDLKLPVSVKYKEIVSWFDGDDEKAQMYNPHLTQKARKGTPIPAHTVIAIPKDKYNIALISLARKNRTVAMEDNKKSPR; encoded by the coding sequence ATGAAGAAAATCACTGTCTCAATTTTATACGCGGGTCTTTTGATTTCTCCAGTGGCATTTGCGCAGAACGATATTGCAGGTCAAGTCGTTCCACAAGTTCTCGGTCGCAGCCCTGAAGAAAGTCGTCCATGGCGCGCGCCTGTATTTAAAGACCAGAATTCGGCTTTGGGTTACAAAGAAGACGCGTTTGCTATTCCTAAAGGAATGGAAAAACAGGTTCAATTCTGGATTGATATCTATACCAAATATTCTACAAACCAAGGTGTCATCCATGACGCCGAAAATGTAGAGACTGTGTATGAAGTTGTGGATCTCACAGGTCTAACGACAGAGCGTGAAAAACAAAAGAAAGTCGATGAAGTTAAAAGCATCATCGGTTTGAAGCTCACTAAAGAAGAAAAAGATCGTTTGCGTTTTCAACTGGGTCAAAAAGACCGCATGCAAGACGCAATTTTCTATTCGGGCCGTTACATAGAAGATATGGAAAAAATCTTCCGCGATGCCAATATGCCGATCGAATTGACTCGTTTGGCGTTTGTGGAAAGTTCTTTCAACATCATGGCAAGATCGAAAGTGGGCGCGAGCGGTATCTGGCAAATCATGCCGTACACGGCTCGTCCGTATAGAATGATTTCTCCGGTGGTGGATAAAAGAAATCACCCGCTAGAGGCGACTAAATTGGCGGCAAAACTTTTGCGCCAAAACTACAATATGCTTGATTCTTGGCCTTTAGCGGTCACTGGTTACAACCATGGACCGACAGGCGTTTTGAAAATGACAAAGAGCTATGAAACTCGTGAATTGGGAGAACTTGTGCAAAATGTGAAGTCTCGTAAGAGCTTCGGCTTTGCCTCTAGAAACTTCTACGCCAGTTTCCTAGCCGCTCTTGAAGTAGAAAAGAACGCAGGCAAATACTTCGGCTCTGTTGTATGGTCAAAGCCTTTTAACTCTCAAGATCTGAAATTGCCAGTGTCCGTAAAATACAAAGAGATCGTAAGCTGGTTTGACGGCGACGATGAAAAAGCGCAAATGTACAACCCACACTTGACGCAAAAAGCCCGCAAAGGAACTCCGATTCCAGCCCACACAGTGATCGCGATTCCGAAAGACAAATACAACATCGCACTCATTTCTCTCGCGAGAAAGAATAGAACCGTCGCGATGGAAGATAACAAAAAGAGCCCAAGATAG